One Telluria mixta DNA window includes the following coding sequences:
- a CDS encoding type 4a pilus biogenesis protein PilO, translated as MNIDLKQSFADLASQFEGLQGRHPGLWPLAPRLLCAAGVMAAVLGLGYFFYWSGQFEEQDVLAAQELKLRDDYKAKMAQAINLDALEAQQQQVNRYVERLEKQLPSKAEMAALLSDINQAGIGRGLQFELFKPGQVVVKDYYAELPIDIKVTGHYHDIGEFAADMAKMPRIVTLNNLALTAGKDGTLSLDAIAKTFRYLDQEELDAQAKARKAKKNAKKEKA; from the coding sequence ATGAACATCGATCTGAAACAGTCTTTCGCCGACCTGGCATCCCAGTTCGAGGGCCTGCAGGGACGCCATCCCGGCCTGTGGCCGCTGGCGCCGCGCTTGTTGTGCGCGGCCGGCGTGATGGCGGCCGTCCTCGGCCTCGGCTACTTCTTTTACTGGAGTGGCCAGTTCGAGGAACAGGACGTCCTGGCCGCGCAGGAACTCAAGCTGCGCGACGACTACAAGGCCAAGATGGCGCAGGCGATCAACCTGGACGCGCTGGAAGCCCAGCAGCAGCAGGTGAACCGCTACGTCGAACGTCTCGAGAAGCAGTTGCCGAGCAAGGCCGAGATGGCCGCGCTGCTGTCCGACATCAACCAGGCCGGTATCGGCCGCGGCCTGCAGTTCGAACTGTTCAAGCCGGGCCAGGTCGTCGTCAAGGATTACTACGCCGAGCTGCCGATCGACATCAAGGTCACGGGCCACTACCACGACATCGGCGAATTCGCGGCCGACATGGCCAAGATGCCCCGCATCGTCACCCTGAACAACCTGGCGCTCACCGCCGGCAAGGACGGCACGCTGTCGCTGGACGCCATCGCCAAGACCTTCCGCTACCTCGACCAGGAAGAACTGGACGCGCAGGCCAAGGCCCGCA
- the lptM gene encoding LPS translocon maturation chaperone LptM, translating into MKSPFALLTSLATLMALSACGQTGPLYMPKPPTRTPAANTSAAPAGTTNTPAAATQLTPPAPAAGVTMPVGDSNANNTQAPNQPSPASQQ; encoded by the coding sequence GTGAAGTCCCCATTTGCGCTCCTGACAAGCCTGGCGACCCTGATGGCGCTGTCGGCCTGCGGCCAGACCGGTCCGCTCTACATGCCCAAGCCGCCCACCCGTACCCCTGCCGCGAACACCAGCGCGGCACCGGCCGGCACGACGAATACGCCCGCCGCGGCGACCCAGCTCACGCCGCCGGCCCCCGCTGCCGGCGTGACGATGCCCGTCGGCGACTCCAACGCCAACAATACGCAAGCCCCGAACCAGCCTTCGCCGGCCAGCCAACAGTAA
- a CDS encoding penicillin-binding protein 1A, whose protein sequence is MKASQHGGSPAPQSPTPKHTPKRILLTILAALAGLAVCGVLVVVFALAMAYPNLPALDTLTDYRPKMPLRIFTADNVLIGEFGEERRTLVHFKDIPDVMKKAVLSIEDDRFYEHGGVDYWGILRAAVHNATGGARQGASTITQQVARNFFLSSEQTLKRKAYEALLAYKIEKNLTKDQILEVYMNQIYLGQRAFGFSSAAQIYFGKDLKDISVAEAAMLAGLPKAPSAYNPVVNPKRARMRQQYILQRMHDLRYITDAQYEQAKNEELKIKTDSTAFGVHAEYVAEMARQLVYEQFKEDTYTRGLNVFTTITKADQDAAYLALRRGVMDYERRHPYRGPEKYIEIPSAKGEADEAIEAELAEHPDSDDIVAAIVLQASPTQVKAVLASGEEITITGAGLAFARDWLSPKAAETRRVRRGAVIRVTQDGGSSWNITQLPEVESAFIAVTPDDGAIRALVGGFDFNRSKFNHVTQAWRQPGSSFKPFIYSASLERGFSPATLINDAPISFDAGATGGQAWEPKNYDNKYEGPMTMRRGLTKSKNMISIRILNKIGARYGQEYATRFGFDPDKNPPYLTLALGAGATTPLQMAGAYSVFANGGYRISPYIISKVTDADGKVLSEARPDRAGVDANRVIDERNAWLMDSMLKDVARYGTAAKASQVLKRTDIAGKTGTTNDSIDAWFAGYQPHLVGIAWIGYDQPRNLGNKETGGGLALPIWIGFMQKALKSEPVLDRPVPPGLVQYGDEFYYAENPPGTGVQSLDVGPVAPAAEQKSRDAVRNELF, encoded by the coding sequence ATGAAAGCATCCCAACACGGGGGCAGCCCCGCCCCGCAGTCTCCTACGCCGAAGCACACACCCAAGCGCATCCTCCTGACCATCCTCGCCGCCCTGGCCGGTTTGGCCGTCTGCGGGGTGCTGGTGGTCGTGTTCGCGCTGGCGATGGCCTACCCGAACCTGCCCGCCCTCGACACCCTGACCGACTACCGGCCCAAGATGCCGTTGCGGATCTTCACGGCCGATAACGTCCTGATCGGCGAGTTCGGCGAGGAGCGCCGCACCCTCGTCCACTTCAAGGACATCCCGGACGTGATGAAGAAGGCCGTGCTGTCCATCGAGGACGACCGTTTCTATGAACACGGCGGCGTGGACTACTGGGGCATCCTGCGCGCGGCCGTGCACAACGCGACCGGCGGCGCGCGCCAGGGCGCGTCGACCATCACCCAGCAGGTGGCCCGCAACTTCTTCCTGTCGTCCGAGCAGACCCTCAAGCGCAAGGCGTACGAGGCGCTCCTGGCGTACAAGATCGAGAAGAACCTCACCAAGGACCAGATCCTCGAGGTCTACATGAACCAGATCTACCTGGGCCAGCGCGCGTTCGGCTTCTCGTCGGCCGCGCAGATCTACTTCGGCAAGGATCTGAAAGACATCTCGGTCGCGGAAGCGGCGATGCTGGCCGGCCTGCCCAAGGCGCCGTCCGCGTACAACCCGGTCGTCAATCCGAAGCGCGCGCGCATGCGCCAGCAGTACATCCTGCAGCGCATGCACGACCTGCGCTACATCACCGACGCCCAGTACGAACAGGCGAAGAACGAGGAACTCAAGATCAAGACGGACAGCACGGCGTTCGGCGTGCATGCCGAATACGTGGCCGAGATGGCGCGCCAGCTCGTGTACGAACAGTTCAAGGAAGACACCTATACGCGCGGCCTGAACGTGTTCACGACGATCACCAAGGCCGACCAGGACGCCGCCTACCTCGCGCTGCGCCGCGGCGTGATGGATTACGAGCGCCGCCACCCGTATCGCGGCCCGGAAAAATACATCGAGATCCCGTCCGCCAAGGGCGAAGCCGACGAAGCCATCGAGGCGGAACTGGCCGAGCATCCGGATTCGGACGACATCGTCGCCGCCATCGTGCTGCAGGCGTCGCCCACGCAGGTGAAGGCCGTGCTGGCGTCGGGCGAAGAGATCACCATCACGGGCGCCGGCCTGGCGTTCGCCAGGGACTGGCTGTCGCCGAAGGCGGCCGAGACCCGGCGCGTGCGCCGCGGCGCCGTCATCCGCGTGACGCAGGACGGCGGCTCGTCGTGGAACATCACGCAGCTGCCGGAAGTGGAATCCGCCTTCATCGCGGTGACCCCGGACGACGGCGCGATCCGCGCGCTGGTGGGCGGCTTCGACTTCAACCGCAGCAAGTTCAATCACGTGACGCAGGCGTGGCGCCAGCCGGGATCGTCGTTCAAGCCGTTCATCTATTCGGCGTCGCTGGAGCGCGGCTTCTCGCCCGCCACCCTGATCAACGACGCGCCGATCTCGTTCGACGCGGGTGCGACGGGCGGCCAGGCGTGGGAACCGAAAAACTACGACAACAAGTACGAAGGCCCGATGACGATGCGGCGCGGCCTGACCAAGTCGAAGAACATGATCTCGATCCGCATCCTGAACAAGATCGGCGCCCGCTACGGCCAGGAATACGCGACGCGCTTCGGCTTCGATCCGGACAAGAACCCGCCGTACCTGACGCTCGCGCTGGGCGCCGGTGCGACGACGCCGCTGCAGATGGCCGGCGCCTATTCCGTGTTCGCCAACGGCGGCTACCGCATCAGCCCCTACATCATCTCGAAGGTGACGGATGCGGACGGCAAGGTGCTGTCGGAAGCGCGTCCGGACCGCGCCGGCGTCGACGCCAACCGCGTCATCGACGAGCGCAACGCGTGGCTGATGGACAGCATGCTGAAGGACGTGGCCCGCTACGGCACGGCCGCCAAGGCGTCGCAGGTGCTGAAGCGCACGGACATCGCCGGCAAGACGGGGACGACGAACGATTCGATCGACGCCTGGTTCGCGGGCTACCAGCCGCACCTGGTCGGCATCGCGTGGATCGGCTACGACCAGCCGCGCAACCTGGGCAACAAGGAAACGGGCGGTGGCCTGGCGCTGCCGATCTGGATCGGCTTCATGCAGAAGGCGCTCAAGTCCGAACCGGTGCTCGATCGTCCGGTGCCGCCGGGCCTCGTGCAGTACGGCGACGAGTTCTATTACGCCGAGAATCCGCCGGGCACGGGCGTGCAGTCACTCGACGTGGGGCCGGTGGCCCCGGCGGCCGAGCAGAAGTCGCGCGACGCCGTGCGCAACGAGTTGTTCTGA
- a CDS encoding sulfite oxidase heme-binding subunit YedZ produces MAFNPTPTQFKALKAVLFMLALLPFLRMAWLTAAGVPVDPVEFLTHGSGDWALYLLCATLAVTPLRRLTGWNWLVRLRRMVGLFTFFYAFMHFMTFLWFDHFFDVAAMWKDVLKRPFITVGFAAFVLLIPLAATSTNGMIKRLGRNWARLHKVIYAIAPLAILHYWWMKAGKHNFEQPIVWGSIVGVLLLLRVWWSLSRPRTEKRVTTASVRS; encoded by the coding sequence ATGGCTTTCAACCCGACGCCGACCCAGTTCAAGGCCCTGAAGGCCGTCCTGTTCATGCTGGCGCTGCTGCCGTTCCTGCGCATGGCGTGGCTGACGGCGGCCGGGGTGCCCGTCGATCCGGTCGAATTCCTCACGCACGGCAGCGGCGACTGGGCCCTGTACCTGCTGTGCGCGACGCTCGCCGTCACGCCGCTGCGCCGCCTGACGGGCTGGAACTGGCTCGTTCGACTGCGGCGCATGGTCGGGCTGTTTACCTTCTTCTACGCCTTCATGCACTTCATGACGTTCCTGTGGTTCGACCATTTCTTCGACGTGGCCGCCATGTGGAAGGATGTGCTGAAGCGCCCGTTCATCACGGTGGGCTTTGCCGCCTTCGTGCTGCTGATCCCGCTCGCGGCGACGAGCACGAACGGGATGATCAAGCGCCTCGGCCGCAACTGGGCCCGGCTGCACAAGGTGATCTACGCGATCGCGCCGCTGGCGATCCTGCACTACTGGTGGATGAAGGCGGGCAAGCACAACTTCGAGCAGCCCATCGTGTGGGGCAGCATCGTCGGCGTGCTCCTGCTGTTGCGCGTCTGGTGGAGCCTCAGCCGTCCGCGCACCGAAAAACGTGTCACCACGGCTTCCGTGCGATCATGA
- the msrP gene encoding protein-methionine-sulfoxide reductase catalytic subunit MsrP yields the protein MLIRKNPNGIDLPFPSEITPREVYEGRRAFLAKVAASAVVGSSLWEMATREAFAQGTVQKLPATRNPAFSTNEKQTSFDDATHYNNFYEFGTDKADPAANAHTLKTRPWTVQIEGEVKKPQTIDLDRLVKLAPLEERIYRLRCVEGWSMVIPWVGYSLSSLIRQVEPTSNAKYIEFTSLADRSQMPGVKSRVLEWPYVEGLRMDEAMHPLTLLTVGMYGQVLPNQNGAPVRIVVPWKYGFKSAKSIVKIRFLREQPRTAWNGIAPDEYGFYSNVNPNVDHPRWSQATERRIGEGGLFTPKRKTLLFNGYNEVASLYTGMDLKKLY from the coding sequence GTCCGAAATCACGCCGCGCGAGGTCTATGAAGGCCGGCGCGCCTTCCTCGCCAAGGTCGCGGCGTCGGCCGTCGTCGGCTCGTCGCTGTGGGAAATGGCCACGCGCGAAGCCTTCGCCCAGGGCACGGTGCAAAAGCTGCCGGCCACGCGCAACCCGGCGTTCTCGACGAACGAGAAGCAGACCTCGTTCGACGACGCGACCCACTACAACAACTTCTACGAATTCGGCACGGACAAGGCCGATCCGGCCGCGAACGCGCACACTTTGAAGACGCGCCCGTGGACCGTGCAGATCGAAGGCGAAGTCAAGAAACCGCAGACGATCGACCTCGACCGCCTGGTAAAACTGGCGCCGCTGGAAGAGCGGATCTACCGCCTGCGCTGCGTCGAGGGCTGGTCGATGGTGATTCCGTGGGTCGGCTATTCGCTGTCGAGCCTGATCCGCCAGGTCGAACCGACGAGCAACGCGAAATACATCGAATTCACGAGCCTGGCCGACCGCAGCCAGATGCCGGGCGTTAAAAGCCGCGTGCTCGAATGGCCGTACGTGGAAGGCTTGCGCATGGACGAAGCCATGCATCCGCTGACGCTCCTCACCGTTGGCATGTACGGCCAGGTGCTGCCGAACCAGAACGGCGCGCCCGTGCGCATCGTCGTGCCGTGGAAATACGGCTTCAAGTCGGCGAAATCCATCGTCAAGATCCGCTTCCTGCGCGAGCAGCCGCGTACGGCGTGGAACGGCATCGCGCCCGACGAATACGGCTTTTATTCGAACGTGAACCCGAACGTCGACCACCCTCGCTGGTCGCAGGCGACGGAGCGCCGCATCGGCGAGGGCGGCCTGTTCACACCCAAGCGCAAGACGCTGCTGTTCAACGGCTATAACGAGGTCGCCTCGCTGTACACGGGCATGGATCTCAAGAAGTTGTATTGA
- the cyaY gene encoding iron donor protein CyaY, protein MTESEFLALAESTLNDIEQAFDRLFEQDIVDVECKRSGNVLEIEFVDNGSKIIVNSQAPLQEMWIAARAGGFHYKRVGDEWRNTRDDTEFFTSLSDFATQQGGAPVKLK, encoded by the coding sequence ATGACCGAATCCGAATTCTTGGCCCTGGCCGAGTCCACCCTGAACGACATCGAGCAGGCGTTCGACCGCCTGTTCGAGCAGGATATCGTCGACGTCGAGTGCAAGCGCAGCGGCAACGTGCTCGAGATCGAGTTCGTCGACAACGGCTCGAAGATCATCGTCAACAGCCAGGCGCCGTTGCAGGAAATGTGGATCGCGGCCCGCGCCGGCGGCTTCCACTACAAGCGCGTGGGCGACGAGTGGCGCAATACGCGCGACGACACGGAGTTCTTCACGTCGCTGTCGGATTTCGCCACCCAGCAGGGCGGCGCGCCGGTCAAGCTGAAGTAA
- a CDS encoding pilus assembly protein PilM, giving the protein MISLGSLFGQKSPPLVGLDISTSGVRLVELSDSGKGELRLERHAAEPLPRGAVVDGNIENIEAVSDAVRRVVQKSGTRIKHVALGMPPAAVITKKIILPAGLPEDQLEVQVESEASQYIPFALDEVSLDFDVIGPVANSVEDMEVMLAAARREKVEDRVAIAEAAGLTATVMDIESYAARAALQRLLDNDKGPKDRIVALFQIGANATHVSVLQNGETVYEREQPFGGVQLTQDIVRAYGLSFEDAETRKKSGDLPDNYRADLLAPWLENAALEVTRAIQFFYTSTPYTRIDQIVLAGGSTQLPGLPDIIAGRTRIATSVVAPFFGMQLGPAVREQQLRTDAPGYLVACGLALRRFG; this is encoded by the coding sequence GTGATCAGTCTAGGTTCCTTGTTCGGACAGAAGAGCCCGCCGTTGGTCGGGCTCGATATCAGTACGTCCGGCGTGCGCCTGGTCGAGTTGTCGGACAGCGGCAAGGGTGAGTTGCGGCTGGAGCGCCATGCGGCGGAACCGCTGCCGCGCGGTGCCGTCGTCGACGGCAACATCGAGAACATCGAGGCGGTGTCGGACGCGGTGCGCCGCGTCGTACAGAAGAGCGGCACCCGCATCAAGCACGTGGCGCTCGGCATGCCGCCGGCCGCCGTCATCACCAAGAAGATCATCCTGCCGGCCGGCTTGCCGGAAGACCAGCTCGAAGTGCAGGTCGAGTCCGAGGCCAGCCAGTACATTCCGTTCGCGCTGGACGAGGTCAGCCTCGACTTCGACGTGATCGGCCCGGTCGCCAATTCGGTGGAGGACATGGAAGTCATGCTGGCCGCCGCGCGCCGCGAAAAGGTCGAGGACCGCGTCGCCATCGCCGAGGCGGCCGGCCTCACGGCCACCGTGATGGACATCGAATCGTACGCCGCCCGCGCCGCGCTGCAGCGCCTCCTCGACAACGACAAGGGCCCGAAGGACCGCATCGTCGCGCTGTTCCAGATCGGCGCCAACGCCACCCACGTCTCTGTGCTGCAGAACGGCGAGACCGTCTACGAGCGCGAGCAGCCGTTCGGGGGCGTGCAGCTCACGCAGGACATCGTGCGCGCCTATGGCCTCTCGTTCGAGGATGCGGAAACGCGCAAGAAATCGGGCGACCTGCCGGACAACTATCGCGCCGACCTGCTGGCGCCCTGGCTGGAAAACGCCGCGCTGGAAGTCACGCGCGCGATCCAGTTCTTCTACACGTCGACGCCGTACACGCGCATCGACCAGATCGTCCTGGCCGGCGGCAGCACCCAGTTGCCCGGCCTGCCCGACATCATCGCGGGCCGCACGCGCATTGCAACAAGCGTCGTGGCGCCGTTCTTCGGCATGCAGCTGGGCCCCGCCGTGCGCGAGCAGCAGCTGCGCACGGACGCCCCCGGCTATCTCGTCGCCTGCGGCCTGGCACTGCGGAGGTTCGGCTGA
- a CDS encoding PilN domain-containing protein translates to MIRINLLPHREAKRKQKQTAFVALMALGGLAGVALVLLVGAYNASRIATQNERNLVLKNANAELDKKISKIASLKAEIEALKARQQAVEDLQGDRNQPVYLLDELVRQTPEGVYLKSFKQDGQRVLLNGYAQSQERVAELLRNLSGSSPWLERPDLTEVRAVPLAQSKTGRKVVEFTLNVAIKRARVDEDDAKPSTTKPGGTKS, encoded by the coding sequence ATGATCCGCATTAACCTGCTCCCGCACCGGGAAGCGAAGCGCAAGCAGAAACAGACCGCGTTCGTCGCGCTGATGGCGCTGGGTGGCCTGGCCGGCGTCGCGCTCGTGCTGCTCGTGGGCGCGTACAACGCGAGCCGCATCGCGACGCAGAACGAACGCAACCTGGTGCTCAAGAACGCCAACGCGGAACTGGACAAGAAGATCAGCAAGATCGCCAGCCTGAAGGCCGAGATCGAGGCGCTGAAGGCGCGCCAGCAGGCCGTCGAAGACTTGCAGGGCGACCGCAACCAGCCCGTGTACCTGCTCGACGAACTGGTGCGCCAGACGCCGGAAGGCGTGTACCTGAAGAGCTTCAAGCAGGATGGCCAGCGCGTGCTGCTGAATGGCTACGCGCAGTCGCAGGAGCGCGTGGCGGAGCTGCTGCGCAACCTGTCCGGCAGTTCGCCGTGGCTGGAGCGCCCGGACCTGACCGAGGTGCGCGCGGTCCCGCTCGCGCAGAGCAAGACCGGTCGCAAGGTCGTCGAATTCACGTTGAACGTCGCCATCAAGCGCGCCCGTGTGGATGAAGACGATGCCAAGCCGTCGACGACCAAACCAGGCGGCACCAAGTCATGA
- the lysA gene encoding diaminopimelate decarboxylase — MSHFTYQDGVLHAERVPLSQIATEHGTPTYVYSKAQLLENFAGYARPCAGRDALVCYAMKANSNLAILDLLAREGAGFDIVSGGELLRVIAAGGDPGKVIFSGVGKTAAEIALALEKGILCFNVESIPELHRINEVAGRMGKRAPISLRVNPNVDPKTHPYIATGLKASKFGVAFSDALDTYRTAAKLPHLDVVGIDCHIGSQLLDDAPLLEALDKLIELIDTLAGEGIHIHHLDVGGGLGIDYGTGEDSPVPIAHYVERVFARVDAWRAEKHGGQPIKVIFEPGRSIVGNTGVLLMSVEFLKPGEEKNFCVVDAAMNDMARPTLYQAWMDVKPVVQRAGDAVTYDLVGPVCESGDWLARDRALAVEPGDVLAMMAAGAYGFTMASNYNTRGRAAEVLVDGDQAHVIRKRENPADLFALESIVT, encoded by the coding sequence ATGTCGCACTTCACCTACCAAGACGGCGTCCTGCACGCCGAACGCGTTCCCCTGTCCCAAATTGCCACCGAACACGGCACCCCGACCTACGTCTACTCGAAAGCCCAGCTGCTGGAAAACTTCGCCGGCTACGCGCGCCCGTGCGCGGGCCGCGACGCGCTGGTCTGCTATGCGATGAAGGCGAACTCCAACCTGGCCATCCTCGACCTGCTGGCCCGGGAAGGCGCAGGCTTCGACATCGTGTCGGGCGGCGAGCTGCTGCGCGTGATCGCGGCCGGCGGCGACCCGGGCAAGGTGATCTTCTCGGGCGTCGGCAAGACCGCGGCGGAGATCGCGCTGGCGCTGGAGAAAGGCATCCTGTGCTTCAACGTCGAGTCGATTCCCGAGCTGCACCGCATCAACGAGGTCGCGGGCCGCATGGGCAAGCGCGCGCCCATCTCGCTGCGCGTGAACCCGAACGTCGACCCGAAAACCCACCCGTACATCGCCACCGGCCTGAAGGCCAGCAAGTTCGGCGTCGCGTTCTCGGACGCGCTGGACACCTACCGCACCGCGGCGAAGCTGCCGCACCTGGACGTCGTCGGCATCGACTGCCACATCGGCTCGCAGCTGCTGGACGACGCGCCGCTGCTGGAAGCGCTGGACAAGCTGATCGAACTGATCGACACGCTCGCGGGCGAAGGCATCCACATCCACCACCTGGACGTGGGCGGCGGCCTGGGCATCGACTACGGCACGGGCGAGGACTCGCCGGTGCCGATCGCGCACTACGTCGAGCGCGTGTTCGCGCGCGTGGACGCGTGGCGCGCGGAAAAGCACGGCGGCCAACCGATCAAGGTGATCTTCGAGCCGGGCCGCTCGATCGTCGGCAACACGGGCGTGCTGCTGATGTCGGTGGAATTCCTGAAGCCGGGCGAGGAAAAGAATTTCTGCGTCGTCGATGCCGCCATGAACGACATGGCCCGTCCCACGCTGTACCAGGCCTGGATGGACGTCAAGCCGGTCGTGCAGCGCGCCGGCGATGCGGTGACCTATGACCTCGTCGGCCCCGTGTGCGAATCGGGCGACTGGCTCGCCCGCGACCGCGCGCTGGCCGTCGAGCCGGGCGACGTGCTGGCCATGATGGCGGCCGGTGCCTACGGCTTCACGATGGCATCGAACTACAACACGCGCGGCCGCGCGGCCGAGGTGCTCGTCGACGGGGACCAGGCGCATGTGATCCGCAAGCGTGAAAACCCGGCGGACCTGTTCGCGTTAGAAAGCATCGTCACGTAA